Within Microterricola gilva, the genomic segment CACCCATTTCGCTCAGCAAGCACGGTCGTCAGTCATCCTAACGAGCCCCGACTGGACAGGAGCCCTTCTCAGGTCTACGCTCGACCTCCGGACGGCTTTGCCCTAAGGGTAGCCTTACCAAACTCTCAGACTTCGTCAGTCTTGCTCCCAGCCACGGAAGACCCATGTTCGCTAATTACCTGATCGGCCTGCGCGAAGGTCTCGAAGCGGCGCTGATCGTCACCATCCTGATCGCCTACCTCGTCAAAATCGATCGCCGCGACCTGCTCGGCCGCATCTGGCTCGGCATCGGCCTGGCCGTCCTGCTCGCGCTCGGCATCGGCGCCATCCTGACCTTCGGCACCTACGGGCTGAGCTTCGAGGCGCAGGAGGCGATCGGCGGCACGCTCTCGATCATCGCAACGGGTTTCGTCACGTGGATGGTGTTCTGGATGCTGCGCACCGCCCGCGACATGAAGGGCGCCCTGCACGGCAACGTCGACAAGCACCTCAACGGAACCGGATGGGGCCTGGTGTTGGTGGCGTTCCTCGCCGTCGGCCGCGAGGGCATCGAGACCGCCCTCTTCATCTGGGCCGCCGTGCAGGCGACGGGCGAGACGACGATGCCGATCCTGGGCGCGAGCCTCGGCATCCTCACCGCTGTGGGTCTCGGTTGGCTCATCTACTCCGGCATGTTGCGCATCAATCTCTCCCGCTTCTTCACCTGGACGGGTGCGGCCCTCATCGTTGTGGCCGCCGGCGTGCTCGCCTACGGCGTGCACGACCTGCAGGAGGCCGGCATCCTGCCTGGCCTGCACAACCTCGCGTTCGACGTCAGCGCCGCGATCCCGCCGGACAGCTGGTACGGAACCCTGCTCAAGGGCACCCTCAACTTCTCGCCGGCGACGACCTGGCTCGAGGCCATCGTCTGGCTCGCCTATGTCGTGCCGACCCTCACGGTCTTCATCGTGAAGAGTCGCGCGGGCAAGCGCCCCGTCGCCCAGCCGGCGGCCACGCCATCCGCGCCGCTCGCCCGCGTGTAGACCCAGCCAGCACGGCGCCCAGACCCCCGCATTTCCGCATATCCCCCACTCTCGAGGAGACATCTGTGTCACGCCTACTCCGCCCCGTCATCGCCTCGGCAGCTGCCGGCGCCGCCCTGCTGCTGCTCTCCGGCTGCGTCGCGAACGCATCGAGCGCGGATGCCGACCACACCGCTATCACCGTCGACAGCAGCGCCTCGGACTGCACCGTCGGAGCCGCAACTGCCCCGAGTGGCAACGTGCAGTTCACGGTCAGCAACTCGGGAACGCAGGTGACCGAGTTCTACCTGCTCGCCGAAGACGGTCTGCGCATCGTCGGAGAGGTCGAGAACATCGGCCCAGGCATCAGCCGTGACCTCGTCGTGCAGGCACGCCCCGGCGACTACTTCACCGTCTGCAAGCCCGGCATGATCGGCGCGGGCATCGGCAAGGCGGCGTTCACTGTGACCGACTCCGGCCACGACTTCGAGGCGGACGCCGACCTGACCGCCCAGGTCGAGGCAGCGAACGTCAACTACGCGGCGTACGTGAAGGACCAGATCGCCCAGCTCGTGAGCGGAACCGACGCTTTCGCCGCCGCCTACGTCGCAGGCAACGACGATGAGGCCCGCGCCCTCTACGCCCCCACCCGCGTGCACTGGGAGCGCGTCGAGACCGTCGCAGAGTCCTTCGGCGACCTCGACCCGATGCTCGACCTCCGCGAGGCCGACCTCGAAGAGGGCCAGGACTGGACCGGCTGGCACGCCATCGAGAAGGACCTCTGGCCAGCCGAGGCCGAGGCCGGCTTCGCCGCGTACACCCCTGAGCAGCGCCGAGCCCTCGCCGACAAGCTTGTCGAGGACACCGCGACGCTGAACGAGAAGGTGCAGGACCTCGAGTTCACCCTCGACATGCAGACCAACGGCGCCATCGGCCTGATGGACGAGGTCGCCAGCGGCAAGGTCACCGGCGAGGAGGAGTTCTGGTCGCACACCGACCTCTGGGATTTCCAGGCCAACGTCGACGGCGCGACGGTGCTCTACGGCGGCGTGCGTGACATCCTGCTGGCCAAGGATGCCGAACTGGCCGCGACCCTCGACGAGGAGTTCGCCTCGCTGCAGACGCTGCTCGACGCACAGCGCGTCGGCGATGGGTTCCGCCTGTACACCGAACTCAGCCCCGCAGAGATCCGGGCATTCTCCGACCAGGTGAACGCACTCGGCGAGCCGCTCAACCAGCTCACCGCAACGCTCGTGCTCAACTAACCTCGAGAGCATGAGCACGCACGACGACGGTTCCCTCGGCACTCCGGCCGGGGGAACCCCTGCTGGAGAATCCGGCGCCGCCTCCGATGCCGCCCCCGGCGACGGCACAGCCGAGCGCCGTGGGCTCTCGCGCCGCGGCCTGCTCGGCCTGGCCGGTGCGACCGTCGCCGGCATCGGTCTCGGCATCGGCGCCGACCGTGCCGTGATCGCGGCCACCGGATCCGCGTCATCCGCCGTCGCACGCAGCTACGCCTTCTACGGTGCACACCAGGCCGGTATCGTCACCCCGGCGCAGGACCGCCTGCACTTCGCCGCATTCGACATGGCCGGCGATGCCACGCGCGCCGATCTGATCGAACTGCTACAGGACTGGACCGTCGCGGCCGCGGCGATGACGGCAGGCAAGGACGTCGGCGAGTTTGGTGCCGTCGGCGGCAACTACGACGCACCGCCGTCAGACACCGGTG encodes:
- the efeU gene encoding iron uptake transporter permease EfeU, translating into MFANYLIGLREGLEAALIVTILIAYLVKIDRRDLLGRIWLGIGLAVLLALGIGAILTFGTYGLSFEAQEAIGGTLSIIATGFVTWMVFWMLRTARDMKGALHGNVDKHLNGTGWGLVLVAFLAVGREGIETALFIWAAVQATGETTMPILGASLGILTAVGLGWLIYSGMLRINLSRFFTWTGAALIVVAAGVLAYGVHDLQEAGILPGLHNLAFDVSAAIPPDSWYGTLLKGTLNFSPATTWLEAIVWLAYVVPTLTVFIVKSRAGKRPVAQPAATPSAPLARV
- the efeO gene encoding iron uptake system protein EfeO — encoded protein: MSRLLRPVIASAAAGAALLLLSGCVANASSADADHTAITVDSSASDCTVGAATAPSGNVQFTVSNSGTQVTEFYLLAEDGLRIVGEVENIGPGISRDLVVQARPGDYFTVCKPGMIGAGIGKAAFTVTDSGHDFEADADLTAQVEAANVNYAAYVKDQIAQLVSGTDAFAAAYVAGNDDEARALYAPTRVHWERVETVAESFGDLDPMLDLREADLEEGQDWTGWHAIEKDLWPAEAEAGFAAYTPEQRRALADKLVEDTATLNEKVQDLEFTLDMQTNGAIGLMDEVASGKVTGEEEFWSHTDLWDFQANVDGATVLYGGVRDILLAKDAELAATLDEEFASLQTLLDAQRVGDGFRLYTELSPAEIRAFSDQVNALGEPLNQLTATLVLN